In Halobaculum magnesiiphilum, the following proteins share a genomic window:
- the icd gene encoding isocitrate dehydrogenase (NADP(+)), with translation MSYDIAERPEEGEVITLADEETGELDVPENPIIPIIHGDGIGTDVGPAAQKVLDAAAEATGRSIAWMRVYAGESAREKYDENLPDETVEAFREFRVGIKGPLTTPVGSGFRSLNVALRKTLDLYANVRPTYHLDGVPSPVKNPEEMDMITFRENTEDVYAGIEWEAGTDEVERVREFVEEDMGFDSTIHDGPVGIGVKPITEFGSKRLIREAIDYAVKNDRDSVTLVHKGNIMKFTEAAFRDWGYEVAEEEYGENVITEDELWDEYDGEQPDGTVVVNDRIADNMLQQLLTRTDEYSVIATMNLNGDYMSDAAGAQIGGLGIAPGVNYGEGKALAEPVHGSAPKYAGQDKVNPTAMILSGREMLDYLGWSDAADLVRDAVEQQISEGRVTYDLERQREGATKLATSEFAEEVVERIHDLA, from the coding sequence ATGAGCTACGACATCGCCGAACGCCCCGAGGAGGGCGAGGTCATCACCCTCGCCGACGAGGAGACGGGCGAACTCGACGTTCCCGAGAACCCGATCATCCCGATCATCCACGGCGACGGCATCGGCACCGACGTGGGGCCCGCGGCCCAGAAGGTGCTCGATGCCGCGGCCGAGGCCACCGGCCGCTCCATCGCGTGGATGCGCGTATACGCCGGCGAGTCCGCCCGCGAGAAGTACGACGAGAACCTCCCCGACGAGACCGTCGAGGCGTTCCGCGAGTTCCGCGTCGGCATCAAGGGACCGCTGACGACGCCGGTCGGATCCGGGTTCCGATCGCTCAACGTGGCGCTGCGCAAGACGCTCGACCTGTACGCGAACGTCCGCCCCACCTATCACCTCGACGGCGTTCCGTCGCCGGTCAAGAACCCCGAGGAGATGGACATGATCACGTTCCGGGAGAACACCGAGGACGTGTACGCCGGCATCGAGTGGGAGGCCGGCACCGACGAGGTCGAGCGGGTCCGCGAGTTCGTCGAGGAGGACATGGGCTTCGACTCGACCATCCACGACGGCCCCGTCGGCATCGGCGTCAAACCCATCACCGAGTTCGGCTCCAAGCGCCTCATCCGCGAGGCCATCGACTACGCCGTCAAGAACGACCGCGACTCGGTCACGCTCGTCCACAAGGGGAACATCATGAAGTTCACCGAGGCCGCCTTCCGCGACTGGGGCTACGAGGTCGCCGAGGAGGAGTACGGCGAGAACGTGATCACCGAGGACGAGCTGTGGGACGAGTACGACGGCGAGCAGCCCGACGGCACCGTGGTCGTCAACGACCGCATCGCCGACAACATGCTCCAGCAGCTCCTCACGCGGACGGACGAGTACTCCGTCATCGCGACGATGAACCTCAACGGCGACTACATGTCCGACGCCGCCGGCGCGCAGATCGGCGGCCTCGGCATCGCGCCGGGCGTCAACTACGGCGAGGGCAAGGCCCTGGCCGAGCCGGTCCACGGCTCCGCTCCCAAGTACGCCGGCCAGGACAAGGTCAACCCGACCGCGATGATCCTCTCGGGCCGCGAGATGCTCGATTACCTCGGCTGGAGCGACGCCGCGGACCTCGTTCGCGACGCCGTCGAACAGCAGATCAGCGAGGGTCGCGTCACCTACGACCTCGAACGCCAGCGCGAGGGCGCCACGAAGCTCGCCACCTCCGAGTTCGCCGAGGAGGTCGTCGAGCGCATCCACGACCTCGCGTAA
- a CDS encoding translation initiation factor produces MSDDDDPFAGIPDDPTADLDRADQTLSIRVERRTYDKPVTVIEGFDPDATDLADLASELKSAVGAGGTVDADAGVIEVQGDHADRVRDLLADRGFEVA; encoded by the coding sequence GTGAGCGACGACGACGATCCCTTCGCGGGGATCCCGGACGACCCGACCGCCGACCTCGACCGGGCCGACCAGACGCTGTCGATCCGCGTCGAGCGGCGCACCTACGACAAGCCCGTCACCGTGATCGAGGGGTTCGATCCGGACGCGACCGACCTCGCCGACCTCGCCTCGGAGCTGAAGTCCGCCGTCGGCGCCGGCGGCACCGTCGACGCCGACGCCGGCGTCATCGAAGTGCAGGGCGACCACGCCGACCGCGTGCGCGACCTGCTCGCCGACCGCGGGTTCGAGGTCGCCTGA
- a CDS encoding DNA polymerase domain-containing protein → MTVAIEFVDGDPVVWERPAEATPPGEPATAVPRRDPDYEPAFLVAGPSRARARLADWLAGDDRVTGTATRRRYRSLADREGERMLRVGVRDPAAVRSVARRVRRGFERAHYAPGTLRLFDVDLDPTFRYCLDTGARPVPDAGDADLTTLRVDLPEDALAAGDAGALRIGGDPAAPDGDERAAIETLHGTLARRDPDALVVSDGDLLPVVAERADDLGVSFRWGRHDERQVRRVAGANSYESYGRVGFSPARYVVPGRAVVDRSGSFLWGDGGLEGLVYFARRSRRPLQATARASIGGVLTSMQVYHARGRGVHAPWRPWTPERFKPLSTLHDADRGGVTVSPRVGVHEDVVEVDFASLYPAVIRAHNVSPETVRCDCCRDGDPGTGSVPNLGYRVCDREGFLPGVLGRLLDDRATAKAFVAGGDDTRRRIGGDAVDPAGAGRIADAIKWVLVSCFGYQGYRNAKFGRIECHEAINAHAREALLDAKAAFEAGGWRVLHAIVDSVWVARDDDRDPVPARELAADVSDAVGVALEFEARYDWVCFVPKRDSRAGALTKYFGRRADGGVRVRGIECRQRSTTAFVADAQREMIRALDGTAQATNAEGDAGAANTDPDADSGLVEDPPAAACRVLAERLRDLRTGGVDPADLVIRTRASKDPEAYDRDTTTAAALARYERAGVDRSAGQTVAYVVVDDDARGADRVRLDFESPGSYDADAYRERLLRAALSVVSPFGWDREDVTAFLADGRNARLSAY, encoded by the coding sequence GTGACCGTCGCGATCGAGTTCGTCGACGGCGACCCGGTCGTCTGGGAGCGTCCGGCAGAGGCGACGCCGCCGGGGGAGCCCGCGACCGCCGTCCCTCGCCGCGATCCCGACTACGAGCCGGCGTTCCTCGTCGCCGGGCCCTCGCGGGCCCGGGCCCGGCTCGCCGACTGGCTCGCCGGCGACGACCGCGTGACCGGGACCGCGACCCGCCGTCGCTACCGGTCGCTCGCCGACCGCGAGGGCGAACGCATGCTTCGGGTCGGCGTTCGCGACCCCGCCGCCGTTCGGTCGGTCGCGCGTCGCGTCCGGCGGGGGTTCGAGCGCGCGCACTACGCGCCGGGGACGCTGCGCCTGTTCGACGTGGACCTGGACCCGACGTTCCGCTACTGCCTCGACACAGGGGCGCGGCCCGTCCCCGACGCCGGCGACGCGGACCTCACGACGCTCCGGGTCGACCTGCCCGAGGACGCGCTGGCGGCCGGCGACGCCGGCGCGCTCCGGATCGGCGGCGACCCGGCGGCGCCCGACGGCGACGAGCGGGCCGCGATCGAGACGCTGCACGGAACGCTCGCCCGCCGCGACCCGGACGCGCTCGTGGTCTCTGACGGCGACCTCCTCCCGGTGGTCGCCGAGCGCGCGGACGACCTCGGCGTGTCGTTCCGGTGGGGCCGCCACGACGAGCGACAGGTCCGCCGGGTCGCCGGCGCGAACAGCTACGAGAGCTACGGCCGGGTCGGCTTCTCGCCCGCGCGGTACGTCGTCCCCGGCCGGGCCGTCGTCGACCGCTCGGGCAGCTTCCTGTGGGGGGACGGCGGCCTGGAGGGACTCGTGTACTTCGCGCGGCGTTCCCGGCGGCCGTTACAGGCGACGGCTCGGGCGAGCATCGGCGGCGTGCTCACCTCGATGCAGGTGTACCACGCCCGCGGCCGCGGGGTCCACGCGCCGTGGCGACCCTGGACGCCCGAGCGGTTCAAGCCCCTCTCGACGCTGCACGACGCCGACCGGGGCGGCGTCACGGTCTCGCCGCGGGTCGGCGTCCACGAGGACGTGGTCGAGGTCGACTTCGCCTCGCTGTACCCGGCGGTCATCCGCGCGCACAACGTCAGCCCCGAGACGGTCCGGTGTGACTGCTGTCGGGACGGGGACCCGGGAACCGGGTCGGTGCCGAACCTCGGCTACCGCGTCTGCGACCGCGAGGGGTTCCTCCCGGGCGTGCTCGGGCGCCTGCTCGACGACCGCGCGACCGCGAAGGCGTTCGTCGCCGGCGGCGACGACACGCGGCGGCGGATCGGCGGCGACGCGGTCGACCCGGCGGGGGCCGGCCGCATCGCCGACGCGATCAAGTGGGTGCTCGTGTCGTGTTTCGGCTACCAGGGGTACCGGAACGCGAAGTTCGGCCGCATCGAGTGTCACGAGGCGATCAACGCCCACGCCCGCGAGGCGCTGCTCGACGCGAAGGCGGCGTTCGAGGCCGGCGGCTGGCGCGTCCTCCACGCCATCGTCGACAGCGTCTGGGTCGCCCGCGACGACGACCGCGACCCCGTTCCGGCACGGGAGCTCGCCGCAGACGTGAGCGACGCCGTCGGCGTGGCCCTGGAGTTCGAGGCGCGCTACGACTGGGTCTGTTTCGTCCCCAAGCGCGACTCGCGGGCGGGGGCGCTCACGAAGTACTTCGGCCGGCGCGCCGACGGCGGCGTCCGCGTCCGCGGGATCGAGTGCCGCCAGCGGAGCACGACGGCGTTCGTCGCCGACGCACAGCGGGAGATGATCCGCGCGCTCGACGGGACCGCTCAGGCGACGAACGCGGAGGGGGACGCGGGAGCGGCCAACACCGACCCCGACGCCGATTCCGGCCTCGTCGAGGACCCCCCGGCGGCGGCCTGTCGCGTGCTCGCCGAGCGCCTCCGCGACCTCCGGACCGGCGGCGTCGACCCGGCGGACCTGGTGATCCGGACGCGCGCCTCCAAGGACCCGGAGGCGTACGACCGGGACACGACGACGGCGGCGGCGCTGGCGCGGTACGAGCGCGCCGGCGTCGACCGCTCGGCCGGACAGACGGTCGCGTACGTCGTCGTCGACGACGACGCCCGCGGCGCCGACCGGGTCCGGCTCGACTTCGAGAGCCCCGGGAGCTACGACGCCGACGCCTACCGCGAGCGACTGCTCCGCGCCGCGCTCAGCGTGGTCTCGCCGTTCGGCTGGGACCGGGAGGACGTGACGGCGTTCCTCGCCGACGGACGGAACGCCCGGCTGTCGGCGTACTGA
- a CDS encoding NAD(P)/FAD-dependent oxidoreductase, which produces MIAIVGGGIAGLAAARRLRSNGREVTVYEAGGEDALGGLARTYGTAGDDIEQFYHHLSKSEETIVELAEELGVGDRLEWLVGKNAYYVDGVVHPLDTPWQILAYPHMSVYDKFRLGMLTLEIDVRGGIPSFDTYDDLADFEDVPIREFLVEHTSRGVYENFFEPLLDAKFGSRKDDVSAAWLLGRVKFRGERDLLRGEILGYFDGGFAPVIDALVDDVGMENVETNARVVDLDIDGAGDGEGDGDRESNETDGADAVSAITVEQDGETRTEAVDGVVVATMPNVLEGLTGYACDIDFQGAVCAVVTMEEPLTDTYWLNIAHDAPFGALIEHTNFVPPERYGGDHLLYVASYVQTEDEWLATADEEEIEDRWLDHVAEMFPDFSRDAVTEFRLARAPRAAPVYERGYLDLVVPYDLGDEVADGLYYAGMASEAQYPERSLNGGVVAGYECANRILGN; this is translated from the coding sequence ATGATCGCTATCGTCGGCGGCGGCATCGCGGGCCTGGCCGCCGCCCGTCGCCTGCGCTCGAACGGGCGCGAGGTGACGGTGTACGAGGCCGGCGGCGAGGACGCGCTGGGCGGGCTCGCGCGCACCTACGGGACCGCGGGCGACGACATCGAGCAGTTCTACCACCACCTCTCGAAGTCCGAGGAGACGATCGTCGAGCTGGCCGAGGAGCTGGGCGTCGGCGACCGCCTGGAGTGGCTCGTCGGGAAGAACGCCTACTACGTCGACGGCGTCGTGCACCCGCTGGACACGCCGTGGCAGATCCTCGCGTACCCGCACATGAGCGTGTACGACAAGTTCCGGCTGGGGATGCTCACCCTGGAGATCGACGTGCGCGGCGGGATCCCCTCGTTCGACACGTACGACGACCTCGCGGACTTCGAGGACGTTCCGATCCGGGAGTTCCTCGTCGAACACACCTCCCGCGGCGTGTACGAGAACTTCTTCGAGCCCCTGCTGGACGCGAAGTTCGGCAGCCGCAAGGACGACGTGAGCGCCGCCTGGCTCCTAGGTCGGGTGAAGTTCCGCGGCGAGCGCGACCTCCTCCGGGGGGAGATCCTCGGCTACTTCGACGGCGGCTTCGCGCCCGTCATCGACGCGCTGGTCGACGACGTGGGGATGGAGAACGTCGAGACGAACGCCCGCGTCGTCGACCTCGACATCGACGGCGCCGGCGACGGAGAGGGCGACGGAGACAGAGAGAGCAACGAAACCGACGGCGCCGACGCGGTCTCGGCGATCACCGTCGAGCAGGACGGGGAGACGCGAACGGAGGCAGTCGACGGCGTCGTCGTCGCGACGATGCCGAACGTGCTGGAGGGCCTGACTGGCTACGCCTGCGACATCGACTTCCAGGGGGCCGTCTGCGCGGTGGTCACGATGGAGGAGCCGCTGACGGACACCTACTGGCTCAACATCGCCCACGACGCCCCCTTCGGCGCGCTCATCGAGCACACGAACTTCGTGCCGCCCGAGCGCTACGGCGGCGACCACCTCCTGTACGTCGCCAGCTACGTGCAAACCGAGGACGAGTGGCTCGCGACCGCCGACGAGGAGGAGATCGAAGACCGTTGGCTCGATCACGTCGCGGAGATGTTCCCCGACTTCTCGCGCGACGCGGTCACCGAGTTCCGGCTCGCGCGCGCGCCGCGGGCGGCGCCCGTCTACGAGCGCGGCTACCTCGACCTGGTCGTCCCCTACGATCTGGGCGACGAGGTCGCCGACGGGCTCTACTACGCGGGGATGGCCAGCGAGGCGCAGTACCCCGAGCGCAGCCTGAACGGCGGCGTCGTCGCCGGCTACGAGTGCGCCAACCGGATCCTCGGGAACTGA
- a CDS encoding DUF5815 family protein, producing MSEPRVPGGGDDAVELPCGETRPMSVFDLGMREYDCACGATHGVVTDVNPPERFLPEFLVGTLREAVETTSDEMPEFGTPHLMGIVLEEFPERVTAVDASENPDMGYSMLWVTEFDSRRLHEIVVELVIELMEHAVSHADDSTAMTQFEEQMLEFDVSDFVEQYRAERDLEADDVYV from the coding sequence ATGAGCGAACCGCGCGTCCCCGGAGGCGGGGACGACGCCGTCGAGCTGCCGTGCGGCGAGACGCGGCCGATGTCGGTGTTCGACCTCGGCATGCGCGAGTACGACTGCGCGTGCGGGGCGACCCACGGCGTCGTCACCGACGTGAACCCGCCCGAGCGCTTCCTCCCGGAGTTCCTGGTCGGGACGCTGCGGGAGGCCGTCGAGACGACCAGCGACGAGATGCCGGAGTTCGGCACCCCGCACCTGATGGGCATCGTGCTGGAGGAGTTCCCCGAACGGGTGACGGCAGTCGACGCCAGCGAGAACCCCGACATGGGCTACTCGATGCTGTGGGTGACGGAGTTCGACTCCCGGCGCCTCCACGAGATCGTCGTCGAGTTGGTGATCGAGCTGATGGAGCACGCCGTCAGTCACGCCGACGACTCGACGGCGATGACGCAGTTCGAAGAGCAGATGCTGGAGTTCGACGTGAGCGATTTCGTCGAGCAGTACCGCGCCGAGCGGGACCTCGAAGCCGACGACGTGTACGTCTGA
- the carB gene encoding carbamoyl-phosphate synthase large subunit: MSQDTDEETRTILLIGSGPIQIGQAAEFDYSGAQACRALQEEGARVVLVNSNPATIMTDPEMADKVYIEPITTEAISEVIATEQPDGVIAGLGGQTGLNVTAELAEEGVLEEHDVEIMGTPLDTIYATEDRDLFRQRMEELGQPVPASTTISMDEDESVSQLTEDDLRERVEDAVDEVGGLPVIARTTYTLGGSGSGVVDDMEELIARVRKGLRLSRNSEVLITESISGWVELEYEVMRDADNSCVIICNMENLDPMGIHTGESTVVTPSQVIPDDGHQKMRDAALEVIRDLGIQGGCNIQFAWRDDGTPGGEYRVVEVNPRVSRSSALASKATGYPIARVTAKVALGKRLHEITNEITGETTAAFEPAIDYVVTKVPRWPIDKFEETDFTLSTAMKSTGEAMAIGRTFEESLLKALRSSEYDPAVDFGDLEDDELTEQYLERPSPDRPYAMFEAFERGFSVEEVVEATGIYEWYVERFHRIVEASKEVVDGEFTEAATAGFTNAEISALAGNVFEDSSLTWLPETRGAWREASDATAAAATAGGDADADAGGDLPVSAARAGVGEVEANVPGRTYKQVDTCAGEFQASTPYYYSSRKPEWFSGPFEGDAAGGELRVDRDAESVVVVGGGPIRIGQGVEFDYCSVHAVRALREQGIDAHVVNNNPETVSTDYDTSDGLFFEPITAEEVADVIEATAADGVMIQFGGQTSVDIGEPLADELDRRGVECDIMGTSVEAMDLAEDRDRFNRLMDEREIAQPEGGSATSEEEALELARDIGYPVLVRPSYVLGGRAMRVVDDDDELKEYIEEAVRVSPDKPILVDEFLADAVELDVDAVADGEDVLIGGVMEHVEAAGVHSGDSACVIPPRSLDDETMSRVREVTEEIADALDTVGLMNVQLAVRDESEARSASDASGETASEVYVLEANPRSSRTVPFVSKATGVPIAKLAARVMAGESLADIGAEESVPEHFSVKEVVLPFDRLPNSDPRLGPEMKSTGEVMGTASDFGVAYGKALDAAGQRLPDGGTVAFETVGDSLPLKGTEEYEHLRAGLEEYYEIEPVGDVEEALRRGDIDLLISDEVDALRAAVTEEVAYLSTTESVEASLSALASRGKDLDVLAVSERPRHNEAWGRADD, encoded by the coding sequence ATGAGTCAGGACACCGACGAGGAGACCCGGACCATTCTCCTCATCGGCAGCGGGCCCATCCAGATCGGACAGGCGGCAGAGTTCGACTACTCCGGCGCGCAGGCGTGTCGCGCGCTGCAGGAGGAGGGCGCGCGAGTCGTCCTCGTCAACTCCAACCCGGCGACGATCATGACGGACCCGGAGATGGCGGACAAGGTGTACATCGAGCCGATCACCACCGAGGCGATCTCGGAGGTCATCGCGACAGAGCAGCCCGACGGCGTCATCGCCGGCCTGGGCGGCCAGACCGGCCTCAACGTCACCGCCGAGCTGGCCGAGGAGGGCGTGCTCGAGGAGCACGACGTGGAGATCATGGGGACGCCCCTCGACACCATCTACGCGACCGAGGACCGCGACCTGTTCCGCCAGCGCATGGAGGAACTGGGCCAGCCGGTCCCCGCCTCGACGACCATCTCGATGGACGAGGACGAATCGGTCTCACAGCTCACCGAGGACGACCTCCGCGAGCGCGTCGAGGACGCCGTCGACGAGGTGGGCGGCCTCCCGGTCATCGCGCGCACGACCTACACGCTCGGCGGGAGCGGGTCGGGCGTCGTCGACGACATGGAGGAACTGATCGCCCGCGTGCGCAAGGGGCTGCGCCTCTCGCGCAACTCTGAGGTGCTCATCACCGAGTCCATCTCCGGGTGGGTCGAGCTGGAGTACGAGGTGATGCGCGACGCCGACAACTCCTGTGTCATCATCTGCAACATGGAGAACCTCGACCCGATGGGCATCCACACGGGCGAGTCCACCGTCGTCACGCCCTCGCAGGTCATCCCCGACGACGGCCACCAGAAGATGCGCGACGCCGCGCTCGAAGTCATCCGCGACCTGGGCATCCAGGGCGGCTGTAACATCCAGTTCGCGTGGCGCGACGACGGCACCCCCGGCGGCGAGTACCGCGTCGTCGAGGTGAACCCGCGCGTCTCGCGCTCCTCCGCGCTGGCGTCGAAGGCGACGGGCTACCCCATCGCCCGCGTCACCGCGAAGGTCGCGCTCGGCAAGCGCCTGCACGAGATCACCAACGAGATCACCGGCGAGACGACCGCCGCCTTCGAGCCGGCCATCGACTACGTCGTCACGAAGGTGCCGCGCTGGCCCATCGACAAGTTCGAGGAGACCGACTTCACGCTCTCGACGGCGATGAAGTCGACCGGCGAGGCGATGGCGATCGGGCGCACCTTCGAGGAGAGCCTCCTGAAGGCGCTCCGGAGCTCCGAGTACGACCCCGCCGTCGACTTCGGCGACCTGGAGGACGACGAACTGACCGAGCAGTACCTCGAACGCCCGAGCCCCGACCGGCCGTACGCGATGTTCGAGGCGTTCGAGCGCGGCTTCTCGGTCGAGGAGGTCGTCGAGGCGACCGGCATCTACGAGTGGTACGTCGAGCGCTTCCACCGCATCGTCGAGGCGAGCAAGGAGGTCGTCGACGGCGAGTTCACCGAGGCGGCGACCGCGGGCTTCACGAACGCGGAGATCAGCGCGCTCGCGGGCAACGTCTTCGAGGACTCCAGCCTCACGTGGCTGCCGGAGACGCGCGGCGCGTGGCGCGAGGCGAGCGACGCGACCGCGGCCGCGGCGACCGCCGGCGGCGACGCCGATGCCGACGCGGGCGGCGACCTCCCGGTGTCGGCGGCCCGCGCCGGCGTCGGCGAGGTCGAGGCGAACGTCCCCGGCCGGACGTACAAGCAGGTCGACACCTGCGCCGGCGAGTTCCAGGCGTCGACGCCGTACTACTACTCCTCGCGCAAGCCGGAGTGGTTCTCCGGCCCGTTCGAGGGCGACGCCGCCGGCGGCGAGCTCCGCGTCGACCGCGACGCCGAGAGCGTCGTCGTCGTGGGCGGCGGCCCCATCCGCATCGGGCAGGGCGTCGAGTTCGACTACTGCTCGGTCCACGCGGTGCGCGCGCTGCGCGAGCAGGGCATCGACGCCCACGTCGTCAACAACAACCCCGAGACCGTCTCCACCGACTACGACACCTCCGACGGGCTGTTCTTCGAGCCCATCACCGCCGAGGAGGTCGCCGACGTGATCGAGGCGACCGCCGCCGACGGCGTGATGATCCAGTTCGGCGGGCAGACCTCCGTCGACATCGGCGAGCCCCTCGCCGACGAACTCGACCGCCGCGGCGTCGAGTGCGACATCATGGGCACCTCCGTCGAGGCGATGGACCTGGCGGAGGACCGCGACCGCTTCAACCGCCTCATGGACGAGCGCGAAATCGCCCAGCCGGAGGGCGGCAGCGCCACCAGCGAGGAGGAGGCGCTGGAACTCGCGCGCGACATCGGCTACCCGGTGTTGGTCCGGCCGAGCTACGTGCTCGGCGGGCGCGCGATGCGCGTCGTCGACGACGACGACGAGCTGAAGGAGTACATCGAGGAGGCCGTGCGCGTCTCCCCCGACAAGCCGATCCTCGTCGACGAGTTCCTCGCGGACGCGGTCGAGCTCGACGTGGACGCCGTCGCAGACGGCGAGGACGTGCTCATCGGCGGCGTGATGGAGCACGTCGAGGCCGCGGGCGTCCACTCGGGCGACTCCGCCTGCGTCATCCCGCCGCGCTCTCTGGACGACGAGACGATGTCCCGCGTGCGCGAGGTGACCGAGGAGATCGCCGACGCCCTCGACACGGTCGGCCTCATGAACGTCCAACTGGCCGTCCGTGACGAGAGCGAGGCGCGGAGCGCCTCGGATGCGAGCGGTGAAACCGCGAGCGAGGTGTACGTGCTGGAGGCGAACCCGCGCTCCTCGCGCACCGTCCCGTTCGTCTCGAAGGCGACGGGCGTCCCCATCGCGAAGCTCGCCGCGCGCGTGATGGCCGGCGAGTCGCTCGCGGACATCGGCGCCGAGGAGTCGGTGCCCGAGCACTTCTCGGTGAAGGAGGTCGTCCTCCCGTTCGACCGCCTGCCGAACTCGGACCCGCGGCTGGGCCCCGAGATGAAGTCGACGGGCGAGGTGATGGGCACGGCCAGCGACTTCGGCGTCGCCTACGGCAAGGCGCTCGACGCCGCCGGCCAGCGGCTCCCCGACGGCGGCACCGTCGCCTTCGAGACCGTCGGCGACAGCCTCCCGTTGAAGGGCACCGAGGAGTACGAGCACCTCCGCGCGGGCTTGGAGGAGTACTACGAGATCGAGCCGGTCGGCGACGTGGAGGAGGCCCTGCGCCGCGGCGACATCGACCTCCTGATCTCCGACGAGGTCGACGCGCTGCGCGCGGCCGTCACCGAGGAGGTCGCGTACCTCTCGACGACCGAGTCCGTCGAGGCGTCGCTTTCGGCGCTCGCCTCCCGCGGGAAGGACCTGGACGTGCTCGCGGTCTCCGAGCGCCCGCGCCACAACGAGGCGTGGGGGCGCGCCGACGACTGA
- a CDS encoding HD domain-containing protein: MTDDAPSSTNDDTPQPVADSLPDDLAEVFPAYAEIADPDLRVGVRDAYAVALAETDWTDLDAVPWLPDEQARLGLPDETNVRHVNDVAALATALADALLARRPDSGLDRDLVVAGALLHDISKLYEFGPGDADAFDGDEGPDGDEATVDGRYGTEYYDLLGHPYVGVHVCEAAGLSVELSHVVLSHTGRTAVEPATLEAEIVKRADEVAAATIRARALEDLRDT; the protein is encoded by the coding sequence ATGACCGACGACGCTCCGTCCTCGACAAACGACGACACGCCCCAGCCGGTAGCCGACTCGCTCCCGGACGACCTCGCCGAGGTCTTCCCCGCGTACGCCGAGATCGCCGACCCCGACCTCCGCGTCGGCGTCCGCGACGCGTACGCGGTCGCGCTCGCGGAGACCGACTGGACCGACCTCGACGCGGTGCCGTGGCTCCCGGACGAGCAGGCGCGGCTGGGCCTCCCAGACGAGACGAACGTCAGGCACGTCAACGACGTGGCGGCGCTGGCGACGGCGCTCGCGGACGCGTTGCTCGCGCGCCGCCCCGACTCGGGGCTCGACCGCGACCTCGTCGTCGCGGGCGCGCTCCTCCACGACATCAGCAAACTGTACGAGTTCGGTCCCGGGGACGCCGACGCGTTCGACGGGGACGAGGGTCCCGACGGCGACGAGGCGACCGTGGACGGCCGGTACGGCACCGAGTACTACGACCTCCTCGGCCACCCGTACGTCGGCGTTCACGTCTGCGAGGCCGCGGGGCTGTCGGTCGAACTCTCACACGTCGTGCTGTCACACACCGGCCGCACCGCCGTCGAACCGGCGACGCTGGAGGCCGAGATCGTGAAGCGGGCCGACGAGGTCGCCGCCGCGACGATCCGAGCGCGGGCGCTGGAGGACCTGCGCGACACCTGA
- a CDS encoding NAD(+)/NADH kinase: MEVGIVAQRGNNRAAYLAEDLRDRLRAADVRVAVDEATADALDLDGVPVSAMDGVDLVVSIGGDGTFLFAARGAGGVPILGVNLGEVGFLNAVSPGEAVDAVLDEVEAFRGEGMHVREAPRLAAACDGWHSEPAANEIVVQGGRRGRGGGVGYEVRVDGSLYSSGHADGVLVSTPTGSTAYNLSEGGPLVHPSVDGLVVTEMCAEDGMPPLVTGPDASVSLTLTDAEEAIVITDGRGGRSFDVPTEVTVATTEPPVRIAGPSADFFEALGKLE, encoded by the coding sequence ATGGAAGTCGGCATCGTCGCTCAGCGAGGGAACAACCGCGCGGCGTACCTCGCGGAGGACCTGCGCGACAGGCTCCGTGCGGCCGACGTGCGCGTCGCCGTCGACGAGGCGACCGCCGACGCGCTCGACCTCGACGGCGTCCCTGTCTCGGCGATGGACGGCGTCGATCTCGTCGTCTCGATCGGCGGCGACGGCACCTTCCTCTTCGCCGCCCGCGGCGCCGGCGGCGTGCCGATCCTCGGCGTCAACCTCGGCGAGGTCGGGTTCCTCAACGCCGTCTCCCCGGGCGAGGCCGTCGACGCCGTCCTCGACGAGGTGGAGGCGTTTCGCGGGGAGGGGATGCACGTCCGTGAGGCACCCCGGCTCGCGGCCGCCTGCGACGGGTGGCACTCGGAGCCGGCAGCCAACGAGATCGTCGTCCAGGGCGGCCGCCGCGGGCGCGGCGGCGGCGTCGGCTACGAGGTCCGCGTCGACGGCTCGCTGTACTCCAGCGGCCACGCGGACGGCGTCCTCGTGTCGACGCCGACCGGGTCGACCGCGTACAACCTCTCGGAGGGCGGCCCGCTCGTCCACCCGTCGGTCGACGGCCTCGTCGTCACCGAGATGTGCGCCGAGGACGGGATGCCCCCGCTGGTGACCGGGCCGGACGCGTCGGTGAGCCTCACCCTCACCGACGCCGAGGAGGCGATCGTCATCACCGACGGGCGCGGCGGGCGCTCGTTCGACGTGCCGACGGAGGTGACCGTCGCGACGACGGAGCCGCCCGTCCGGATCGCCGGGCCCTCCGCGGACTTCTTCGAGGCCCTCGGGAAGCTGGAGTAG